A genomic segment from Capra hircus breed San Clemente chromosome 7, ASM170441v1, whole genome shotgun sequence encodes:
- the CAMSAP3 gene encoding calmodulin-regulated spectrin-associated protein 3 isoform X1: protein MVEAAPPGPGPLRRTFLVPEIKSLDQYDFSRAKAAASLAWVLRAAFGGAEHVPSELWEPFYTDQYAQEHVKPPVTRLLLSAELYCRAWRQALPQLEAPPNPSALLALLARRGTVPALPERPVQEADLRHQPILMGAHLAVIDALMVAFAFEWTKTLPGPLALASLEHKLLFWVDTTIRRLQEKTEQEAAQRASPAAPADGVAPAQPSCPTRWYWKLVPHAIAFCLKESGSKPPMIRYRKDRAVARRAPCFPTVTSLQDLASGAALAATIHCYCPQLLRLEEVCLKDPMSVADSLYNLQLVQDFCASRLPRGCPLSLEDLLYVPPPLKVNLMVLLAELFTCFEVLKPDFVQVKDLPDGHAASPQATEASTPQNNSGSSSPVFNFRHPLLSPGGPQSPLRGSTGSLKSSPSMSHMEALGKAWNRQLSRPLSQAVSFSTPFGLDSDVDVVMGDPVLLRSVSSDSLGPQRPVPARTPAQPPPETGDLPTIEEALQIIHSAEPRLLPDGAADGSFYLHSPEGSSKLPLASPYPPEGTSKPLPEGPTKVPAYLPHPEGPSKPAPCPAGEVSKPPALPEGSPKVATSSPAASNSEVKMTSFAERKKQLVKAEVEAGSPVATPGAPEALSSEMSELGARLEEKRRAIEAQKRRIEAIFAKHRQRLGKNAFLQVQPREAGGEAEAELGPAPGGERPAGEGQGEPSPRPKAVTFSPELGPVPPEGLGDYNRAVSKLSAALNSLQRDMQRLTDQQQRLLAPPEPSAAAPTPAAAAWVIPGPTTGPKAASPSPARRTPAARRSHGPGPSPGPSPTPRSPKHARPAELRLAPLTRVLTPPHDVDSLPHLRKFSPSQVPVQTRSSILLAEGPPPEEPAARPGLIEIPLSSLEEPAAEDEGDGSPPGAEDSLEEEASSEGEPRTGLGFFYKDEDKPEDEMAQKRASLLERQQRRAEEARRRKQWQEAEKEQRREEASRLAQEEVAPSPPAPTAPTASAATPAPAARAPPEEEVGPRRGEFTRLEYERRAQLKLMDDLDKVLRPRAAGSGGPGRGGRRAPRPRSGCCDDSALARSPARGLLGSRLSKIYSQSTLSLSTVANEAPGSLGVKRPTSRAPSPSGLMSPSRLPGSREREWDNGSNASSPASVPEYTGPRLYKEPSAKSNKFIIHNALSHCCLAGKVNEPQKNRILEEIEKSKANHFLILFRDSSCQFRALYTLSAETEELSRLAGYGPRTVTPAMVEGIYKYNSDRKRFTQIPAKTMSMSVDAFTIQGHLWQSKKPTTPKKGSSTPK from the exons ATGGTGGAGGCGGCGCCCCCGGGGCCCGGGCCGCTGCGGAGGACCTTCCTGGTGCCCGAGATCAAGTCGCTGGACCAGTACGATTTCTCGCGGGCCAAGGCGGCGGCCAGCCTGGCGTGGGTGCTGCGGGCCGCGTTCGGGGGCGCAG AGCATGTGCCCTCGGAGCTGTGGGAGCCCTTCTACACGGATCAGTACGCCCAGGAGCACGTGAAGCCCCCGGTGACAAGGCTGCTGCTCTCGGCTGAGCTGTACTGCCGGGCCTGGCGCCAGGCGCTGCCTCAGCTCGAAGCACCCCCTAACCCCTCTGCGCTTCTGGCACTGCTGGCACGGAGGGGCACAGTGCCCGCGCTGCCCGAGCGCCCGGTGCAGGAGGCCGACCTGAGGCACCAGCCTATCCTCATG GGAGCCCACCTAGCTGTCATTGATGCCCTCATGGTTGCCTTCGCCTTCGAGTGGACAAAGACACTGCCTGGTCCCTTGGCCCTAGCCAGCTTGGAGCACAAGCTCCTTTTCTGGGTAGACACG ACCATCCGGCGGCTGCAGGAGAAGACGGAGCAGGAAGCTGCCCAGAGAGCATCTCCGGCGGCCCCTGCAGATGGGGTGGCCCCAGCGCAGCCTTCG TGCCCCACACGCTGGTACTGGAAGCTGGTTCCT CACGCAATTGCCTTCTGTTTGAAGGAGTCGGGGAGCAAACCCCCCATG ATTCGATATCGCAAGGACCGCGCGGTGGCCCGACGTGCCCCCTGCTTTCCGACGGTGACCAGCCTCCAGGACCTGGCAAGTGGGGCTGCGCTGGCTGCCACAATCCACTGCTACTGCCCCCAGCTCTTGCGGCTTGAGG AGGTGTGCCTCAAGGACCCCATGTCTGTGGCAGACAGCCTGTACAACCTCCAGCTGGTGCAGGACTTTTGTGCCTCCCGCCTCCCTCGGGGTTGCCCGCTGTCCTTGGAGGACCTTCTCTATGTCCCACCGCCCCTCAAG GTCAACCTGATGGTGCTGCTGGCTGAGTTGTTCACGTGCTTCGAGGTGCTGAAGCCCGACTTCGTGCAGGTCAAGGATCTGCCTGATGGTCACG CCGCCTCCCCCCAGGCCACAGAGGCCTCTACTCCCCAGAACAACAGCGGCAGCAG CTCTCCTGTCTTCAATTTCCGCCATCCACTCCTGTCACCTGGGGGCCCCCAGTCCCCACTCCGAGGATCCACAG GCTCGCTGAAGTCCTCCCCGTCCATGTCCCACATGGAGGCCCTCGGCAAAGCCTGGAACCGTCAGCTCAG CCGTCCCCTTTCCCAGGCTGTGTCGTTCAGCACCCCCTTTGGCCTGGACAGCGACGTGGATGTTGTCATGGGAGACCCCGTCCTACTGCGCTCCGTCAGCTCAGACAGCCTGGGTCCCCAGCGCCCTGTGCCAGCCCGGACCCCCGCACAGCCACCCCCGGAGACTGGCGACCTGCCTACCATCGAGGAGGCCCTGCAGATCATCCACAGTGCCGAGCCCCGGCTGCTGCCAGACGGGGCTGCCGATGGCAGCTTCTACCTCCACTCCCCCGAGGGGTCCTCCAAACTGCCGCTGGCTTCCCCCTACCCACCAGAGGGCACCTCAAAACCACTGCCTGAGGGGCCCACCAAAGTACCTGCCTACTTGCCCCACCCCGAGGGCCCCTCAAAACCGGCTCCCTGCCCAGCTGGGGAGGTATCAAAACCACCAGCCCTGCCTGAGGGCTCCCCAAAGGTGGCAACTTCGTCCCCAGCAGCCAGCAACTCTGAAGTGAAGATGACCAGCTTTGCTGAACGCAAGAAGCAGCTGGTGAAGGCTGAGGTCGAGGCTGGGTCCCCGGTGGCTACCCCAGGGGCACCGGAGGCCCTGAGCTCGGAGATGAGTGAGCTTGGAGCCCGGCTAGAGGAGAAACGCCGGGCCATTGAGGCCCAGAAGCGACGGATTGAGGCCATCTTTGCCAAGCACCGCCAGCGACTGGGCAAGAATGCTTTCCTGCAGGTGCAGCCCCGGGAGGCCGGTGGGGAAGCGGAGGCAGAGCTAGGCCCGGCCCCTGGCGGGGAGCGGCCAGCGGGTGAGGGCCAGGGTGAGCCGTCCCCACGGCCAAAGGCGGTGACCTTCTCACCAGAACTGGGCCCGGTGCCCCCCGAAGGACTGGGGGACTATAACCGGGCAGTGAGCAAGCTGAGTGCAGCGCTGAACTCTCTGCAACGGGACATGCAGAGGCTCACAGACCAGCAGCAGCGGCTCCTGGCCCCACCCGAGCCCTCCGCGGCTGCCCCTACTCCTGCTGCCGCCGCGTGGGTCATCCCTGGTCCCACAACGGGCCCCAAAGCTGCATCCCCCAGCCCCGCCCGGCGCACCCCAGCTGCCCGGCGCAGCCACGGGCCGGGCCCCAGCCCCGGCCCCAGCCCCACACCCCGCAGCCCCAAACACGCGCGGCCAGCAGAGCTGCGGCTGGCACCCCTGACCAGGGTGCTCACTCCCCCACACGACGTGGACAGCCTTCCCCACCTGCGCAAGTTCTCGCCGAGCCAGGTGCCGGTGCAGACGCGCTCCTCCATCCTCCTGGCTGAGGGGCCGCCCCCTGAGGAGCCTGCAGCACGGCCTGGCCTCATCGAGATCCCACTGAGCAGCTTGGAGGAGCCAGCGGCTGAGGACGAGGGAGATGGGAGCCCCCCTGGGGCTGAGGACTCCTTAGAGGAGGAAGCGTCTTCAGAGGGAGAGCCCCGCACCGGACTGGGCTTCTTCTATAAG GATGAAGACAAGCCCGAGGACGAGATGGCCCAGAAGCGGGCCAGCCTGCTGGAGCGGCAGCAGCGGCGAGCAGAGGAGGCGAGGCGGAGGAAACAGTGGCAGGAGGCCGAGAAGGAGCAGCGGAGGGAGGAGGCCTCGAG GCTGGCCCAGGAGGAGGTGGCCCCCAGCCCCCCTGCACCCACAGCTCCTACGGCCTCTGCTGCAACCCCAGCCCCAGCTGCCCGGGCCCCCCCTGAGGAGGAGGTGGGCCCCCGGCGGGGGGAGTTCACACGGCTGGAGTATGAACGCCGGGCCCAGCTGAAGTTGATGGACGATCTTGATAAGGTGCTGCGGCCCCGGGCAGCGGGGAGTGGGGGGCCGGGCCGCGGCGGTCGGAGGGCCCCTCGGCCACGCTCTGGTTGCTGTGATGACTCGGCCCTGGCTCGGAGCCCAGCCCGTGGACTGCTGG GCTCTCGGCTCAGCAAAATCTACTCTCAGTCCACCCTGTCTCTGTCCACGGTGGCCAACGAGGCCCCCGGTAGCCTTGGCGTGAAGAGGCCCACGTCTCG GGCTCCATCTCCATCTGGCCTCATGTCCCCGAGCCGCCTGCCCGGCAGCCGTGAACGTGAGTGGGACAATGGCAGCAACGCATCTTCCCCGGCCTCAGTGCCTGAGTATACGG GTCCGCGGCTGTACAAGGAGCCGAGTGCCAAGTCCAACAAGTTCATCATCCACAATGCCCTGTCACACTGCTGCCTGGCAGGCAAGGTGAATGAGCCACAGAAGAACCGCATTCTTGAG GAGATCGAGAAGAGCAAGGCCAACCACTTCCTGATCCTCTTCCGCGACTCGAGCTGCCAGTTCCGGGCCCTGTACACGCTGTCCGCAGAAACGGAGGAGCTGTCACGGCTGGCGGGCTACGGCCCCCGCACGGTCACACCAGCCATGGTCGAGGGCATCTACAAGTACAACTCAGACCGCAAGCGCTTCACGCAGATCCCCGCCAAGACCATGTCCATGAGCGTGGATGCCTTCACCATCCAGGGACACCTCTGGCAGAGCAAGAAGCCCACCACCCCCAAGAAGGGCAGCAGCACCCCCAAATAG
- the CAMSAP3 gene encoding calmodulin-regulated spectrin-associated protein 3 isoform X5, with product MVEAAPPGPGPLRRTFLVPEIKSLDQYDFSRAKAAASLAWVLRAAFGGAEHVPSELWEPFYTDQYAQEHVKPPVTRLLLSAELYCRAWRQALPQLEAPPNPSALLALLARRGTVPALPERPVQEADLRHQPILMGAHLAVIDALMVAFAFEWTKTLPGPLALASLEHKLLFWVDTTIRRLQEKTEQEAAQRASPAAPADGVAPAQPSIRYRKDRAVARRAPCFPTVTSLQDLASGAALAATIHCYCPQLLRLEEVCLKDPMSVADSLYNLQLVQDFCASRLPRGCPLSLEDLLYVPPPLKVNLMVLLAELFTCFEVLKPDFVQVKDLPDGHAASPQATEASTPQNNSGSSSPVFNFRHPLLSPGGPQSPLRGSTGSLKSSPSMSHMEALGKAWNRQLSRPLSQAVSFSTPFGLDSDVDVVMGDPVLLRSVSSDSLGPQRPVPARTPAQPPPETGDLPTIEEALQIIHSAEPRLLPDGAADGSFYLHSPEGSSKLPLASPYPPEGTSKPLPEGPTKVPAYLPHPEGPSKPAPCPAGEVSKPPALPEGSPKVATSSPAASNSEVKMTSFAERKKQLVKAEVEAGSPVATPGAPEALSSEMSELGARLEEKRRAIEAQKRRIEAIFAKHRQRLGKNAFLQVQPREAGGEAEAELGPAPGGERPAGEGQGEPSPRPKAVTFSPELGPVPPEGLGDYNRAVSKLSAALNSLQRDMQRLTDQQQRLLAPPEPSAAAPTPAAAAWVIPGPTTGPKAASPSPARRTPAARRSHGPGPSPGPSPTPRSPKHARPAELRLAPLTRVLTPPHDVDSLPHLRKFSPSQVPVQTRSSILLAEGPPPEEPAARPGLIEIPLSSLEEPAAEDEGDGSPPGAEDSLEEEASSEGEPRTGLGFFYKDEDKPEDEMAQKRASLLERQQRRAEEARRRKQWQEAEKEQRREEASRLAQEEVAPSPPAPTAPTASAATPAPAARAPPEEEVGPRRGEFTRLEYERRAQLKLMDDLDKVLRPRAAGSGGPGRGGRRAPRPRSGCCDDSALARSPARGLLGSRLSKIYSQSTLSLSTVANEAPGSLGVKRPTSRAPSPSGLMSPSRLPGSREREWDNGSNASSPASVPEYTGPRLYKEPSAKSNKFIIHNALSHCCLAGKVNEPQKNRILEEIEKSKANHFLILFRDSSCQFRALYTLSAETEELSRLAGYGPRTVTPAMVEGIYKYNSDRKRFTQIPAKTMSMSVDAFTIQGHLWQSKKPTTPKKGSSTPK from the exons ATGGTGGAGGCGGCGCCCCCGGGGCCCGGGCCGCTGCGGAGGACCTTCCTGGTGCCCGAGATCAAGTCGCTGGACCAGTACGATTTCTCGCGGGCCAAGGCGGCGGCCAGCCTGGCGTGGGTGCTGCGGGCCGCGTTCGGGGGCGCAG AGCATGTGCCCTCGGAGCTGTGGGAGCCCTTCTACACGGATCAGTACGCCCAGGAGCACGTGAAGCCCCCGGTGACAAGGCTGCTGCTCTCGGCTGAGCTGTACTGCCGGGCCTGGCGCCAGGCGCTGCCTCAGCTCGAAGCACCCCCTAACCCCTCTGCGCTTCTGGCACTGCTGGCACGGAGGGGCACAGTGCCCGCGCTGCCCGAGCGCCCGGTGCAGGAGGCCGACCTGAGGCACCAGCCTATCCTCATG GGAGCCCACCTAGCTGTCATTGATGCCCTCATGGTTGCCTTCGCCTTCGAGTGGACAAAGACACTGCCTGGTCCCTTGGCCCTAGCCAGCTTGGAGCACAAGCTCCTTTTCTGGGTAGACACG ACCATCCGGCGGCTGCAGGAGAAGACGGAGCAGGAAGCTGCCCAGAGAGCATCTCCGGCGGCCCCTGCAGATGGGGTGGCCCCAGCGCAGCCTTCG ATTCGATATCGCAAGGACCGCGCGGTGGCCCGACGTGCCCCCTGCTTTCCGACGGTGACCAGCCTCCAGGACCTGGCAAGTGGGGCTGCGCTGGCTGCCACAATCCACTGCTACTGCCCCCAGCTCTTGCGGCTTGAGG AGGTGTGCCTCAAGGACCCCATGTCTGTGGCAGACAGCCTGTACAACCTCCAGCTGGTGCAGGACTTTTGTGCCTCCCGCCTCCCTCGGGGTTGCCCGCTGTCCTTGGAGGACCTTCTCTATGTCCCACCGCCCCTCAAG GTCAACCTGATGGTGCTGCTGGCTGAGTTGTTCACGTGCTTCGAGGTGCTGAAGCCCGACTTCGTGCAGGTCAAGGATCTGCCTGATGGTCACG CCGCCTCCCCCCAGGCCACAGAGGCCTCTACTCCCCAGAACAACAGCGGCAGCAG CTCTCCTGTCTTCAATTTCCGCCATCCACTCCTGTCACCTGGGGGCCCCCAGTCCCCACTCCGAGGATCCACAG GCTCGCTGAAGTCCTCCCCGTCCATGTCCCACATGGAGGCCCTCGGCAAAGCCTGGAACCGTCAGCTCAG CCGTCCCCTTTCCCAGGCTGTGTCGTTCAGCACCCCCTTTGGCCTGGACAGCGACGTGGATGTTGTCATGGGAGACCCCGTCCTACTGCGCTCCGTCAGCTCAGACAGCCTGGGTCCCCAGCGCCCTGTGCCAGCCCGGACCCCCGCACAGCCACCCCCGGAGACTGGCGACCTGCCTACCATCGAGGAGGCCCTGCAGATCATCCACAGTGCCGAGCCCCGGCTGCTGCCAGACGGGGCTGCCGATGGCAGCTTCTACCTCCACTCCCCCGAGGGGTCCTCCAAACTGCCGCTGGCTTCCCCCTACCCACCAGAGGGCACCTCAAAACCACTGCCTGAGGGGCCCACCAAAGTACCTGCCTACTTGCCCCACCCCGAGGGCCCCTCAAAACCGGCTCCCTGCCCAGCTGGGGAGGTATCAAAACCACCAGCCCTGCCTGAGGGCTCCCCAAAGGTGGCAACTTCGTCCCCAGCAGCCAGCAACTCTGAAGTGAAGATGACCAGCTTTGCTGAACGCAAGAAGCAGCTGGTGAAGGCTGAGGTCGAGGCTGGGTCCCCGGTGGCTACCCCAGGGGCACCGGAGGCCCTGAGCTCGGAGATGAGTGAGCTTGGAGCCCGGCTAGAGGAGAAACGCCGGGCCATTGAGGCCCAGAAGCGACGGATTGAGGCCATCTTTGCCAAGCACCGCCAGCGACTGGGCAAGAATGCTTTCCTGCAGGTGCAGCCCCGGGAGGCCGGTGGGGAAGCGGAGGCAGAGCTAGGCCCGGCCCCTGGCGGGGAGCGGCCAGCGGGTGAGGGCCAGGGTGAGCCGTCCCCACGGCCAAAGGCGGTGACCTTCTCACCAGAACTGGGCCCGGTGCCCCCCGAAGGACTGGGGGACTATAACCGGGCAGTGAGCAAGCTGAGTGCAGCGCTGAACTCTCTGCAACGGGACATGCAGAGGCTCACAGACCAGCAGCAGCGGCTCCTGGCCCCACCCGAGCCCTCCGCGGCTGCCCCTACTCCTGCTGCCGCCGCGTGGGTCATCCCTGGTCCCACAACGGGCCCCAAAGCTGCATCCCCCAGCCCCGCCCGGCGCACCCCAGCTGCCCGGCGCAGCCACGGGCCGGGCCCCAGCCCCGGCCCCAGCCCCACACCCCGCAGCCCCAAACACGCGCGGCCAGCAGAGCTGCGGCTGGCACCCCTGACCAGGGTGCTCACTCCCCCACACGACGTGGACAGCCTTCCCCACCTGCGCAAGTTCTCGCCGAGCCAGGTGCCGGTGCAGACGCGCTCCTCCATCCTCCTGGCTGAGGGGCCGCCCCCTGAGGAGCCTGCAGCACGGCCTGGCCTCATCGAGATCCCACTGAGCAGCTTGGAGGAGCCAGCGGCTGAGGACGAGGGAGATGGGAGCCCCCCTGGGGCTGAGGACTCCTTAGAGGAGGAAGCGTCTTCAGAGGGAGAGCCCCGCACCGGACTGGGCTTCTTCTATAAG GATGAAGACAAGCCCGAGGACGAGATGGCCCAGAAGCGGGCCAGCCTGCTGGAGCGGCAGCAGCGGCGAGCAGAGGAGGCGAGGCGGAGGAAACAGTGGCAGGAGGCCGAGAAGGAGCAGCGGAGGGAGGAGGCCTCGAG GCTGGCCCAGGAGGAGGTGGCCCCCAGCCCCCCTGCACCCACAGCTCCTACGGCCTCTGCTGCAACCCCAGCCCCAGCTGCCCGGGCCCCCCCTGAGGAGGAGGTGGGCCCCCGGCGGGGGGAGTTCACACGGCTGGAGTATGAACGCCGGGCCCAGCTGAAGTTGATGGACGATCTTGATAAGGTGCTGCGGCCCCGGGCAGCGGGGAGTGGGGGGCCGGGCCGCGGCGGTCGGAGGGCCCCTCGGCCACGCTCTGGTTGCTGTGATGACTCGGCCCTGGCTCGGAGCCCAGCCCGTGGACTGCTGG GCTCTCGGCTCAGCAAAATCTACTCTCAGTCCACCCTGTCTCTGTCCACGGTGGCCAACGAGGCCCCCGGTAGCCTTGGCGTGAAGAGGCCCACGTCTCG GGCTCCATCTCCATCTGGCCTCATGTCCCCGAGCCGCCTGCCCGGCAGCCGTGAACGTGAGTGGGACAATGGCAGCAACGCATCTTCCCCGGCCTCAGTGCCTGAGTATACGG GTCCGCGGCTGTACAAGGAGCCGAGTGCCAAGTCCAACAAGTTCATCATCCACAATGCCCTGTCACACTGCTGCCTGGCAGGCAAGGTGAATGAGCCACAGAAGAACCGCATTCTTGAG GAGATCGAGAAGAGCAAGGCCAACCACTTCCTGATCCTCTTCCGCGACTCGAGCTGCCAGTTCCGGGCCCTGTACACGCTGTCCGCAGAAACGGAGGAGCTGTCACGGCTGGCGGGCTACGGCCCCCGCACGGTCACACCAGCCATGGTCGAGGGCATCTACAAGTACAACTCAGACCGCAAGCGCTTCACGCAGATCCCCGCCAAGACCATGTCCATGAGCGTGGATGCCTTCACCATCCAGGGACACCTCTGGCAGAGCAAGAAGCCCACCACCCCCAAGAAGGGCAGCAGCACCCCCAAATAG